A section of the Malaclemys terrapin pileata isolate rMalTer1 chromosome 15, rMalTer1.hap1, whole genome shotgun sequence genome encodes:
- the LOC128823361 gene encoding zinc finger protein 22-like yields MFPGVVHSEKKKKPTIHAGVTPYTCSECGKRFNGSSDLIRHQTIHTGESPYICAECGKSFNQRSNLMKHQRIHTGETIYRCSECRKSFKQSSHLIRHQRIHTGEMPYMCSECGKSFNHSSALIIHWRIHTGEKPYACCECGKSFKKSSHLIRHEEIHMREL; encoded by the exons ATGTTTCCGGGTGTTGTGCACTccgagaaaaagaaaaagcct ACAATCCATGCAGGGGTGacaccctacacatgctctgagtgtgggaaaaggttCAATGGGAGCTCAGACCTTATCAGACATCagacaatccacacaggagagtcGCCCTATATATGtgctgagtgcgggaaaagcttcaatcagcgCTCAAACCTTATGAAacatcagcgaatccacacaggtgagacAATCTACAGGTGCTCtgagtgcaggaaaagcttcaaacagagctcacaccttatcag acatcagagaatccacacaggagagatgcCCTAcatgtgctctgagtgtgggaaaagcttcaatcacaGCTCTGCCCTGATTATACATTGGAGAATCCACACGGGCGAGAAACCTTATgcatgctgtgagtgtgggaaaagcttcaaaaagAGTTCACACCTTATTAGACATGAAGAAATCCATATGAGAGAACTGTAA